In the Streptobacillus moniliformis DSM 12112 genome, one interval contains:
- the gatC gene encoding Asp-tRNA(Asn)/Glu-tRNA(Gln) amidotransferase subunit GatC, whose amino-acid sequence MVTKEEVVKLAKLSKLSFEKNELEAFQKDLNDIFKYMESLNELNLENVEPLYNILENEGKIYKHEPKIEMDKKMFLENAPKNDENFISIPVMLGDGNE is encoded by the coding sequence ATGGTTACTAAAGAAGAAGTAGTTAAATTAGCAAAACTATCTAAATTATCATTTGAAAAAAATGAATTAGAAGCTTTTCAAAAAGACTTAAATGATATATTTAAATATATGGAAAGTTTAAATGAACTTAATTTAGAAAATGTAGAACCTTTATATAATATATTAGAAAATGAAGGAAAGATATATAAGCACGAACCAAAAATAGAAATGGATAAAAAGATGTTTTTAGAAAATGCTCCTAAAAATGATGAAAACTTTATTTCTATACCAGTAATGTTAGGTGATGGAAATGAATAA
- the holA gene encoding DNA polymerase III subunit delta, with the protein MNYFISGKSARKIYIDNILNNSDKNKMYFDENTVSEFLSELNAGSLFSEPTILILKNANKVKDINNVIKNVNLNTFNDKDVIIDYEANKENKKIKELLNNFEVHEILDDRENKNVLIKYIQERLKCNSKDSNNILEIIGQDFYSLKNEIDKICSYLNGEEFSFDNIKPILSKNTNFFIFNLTEDILNKKMIEFPIKENMALLSSLSNDFEIMYKLHILDIKNINYNNFKSQYENHKFFKNLNPYYVFKKIQFLKNFSKDRTKELISLSFETDLKIKTGLLPLEDGVEAYILEILK; encoded by the coding sequence ATGAACTATTTTATTTCAGGAAAAAGTGCAAGAAAAATTTATATAGATAATATATTAAATAATAGCGATAAAAATAAGATGTATTTTGATGAAAATACAGTATCTGAATTTTTAAGTGAATTAAATGCAGGATCACTTTTTAGTGAACCGACTATTTTAATACTTAAAAATGCAAATAAAGTGAAAGATATAAATAATGTGATAAAAAATGTTAACTTAAATACTTTTAATGATAAAGATGTAATTATAGACTATGAGGCAAACAAGGAAAATAAGAAGATAAAAGAACTTTTAAATAATTTTGAAGTACACGAAATTTTAGATGATAGAGAAAATAAGAATGTTTTAATAAAATACATACAAGAAAGATTAAAGTGTAATAGTAAGGATAGCAATAATATATTAGAGATTATAGGGCAAGATTTTTATTCATTAAAAAATGAAATAGATAAAATATGTTCGTATTTAAATGGCGAAGAATTTTCATTTGATAATATTAAACCCATTTTATCTAAGAATACCAATTTTTTTATTTTCAATCTAACAGAAGATATACTTAATAAAAAAATGATAGAATTTCCTATAAAAGAAAATATGGCTTTACTTTCTTCCTTAAGTAATGATTTTGAAATTATGTATAAACTACATATATTAGATATTAAAAATATTAATTACAATAATTTTAAATCTCAATATGAAAATCATAAATTTTTTAAAAATCTTAATCCATATTATGTATTCAAGAAAATACAATTTCTAAAAAACTTTAGCAAGGATAGAACAAAAGAATTAATATCTCTTTCCTTTGAAACAGATTTAAAAATTAAAACAGGATTGCTACCATTAGAAGATGGGGTGGAAGCATACATATTAGAAATATTAAAATAG
- a CDS encoding GntR family transcriptional regulator: MEFNNKYPIYRQLFEIFLSDILSGNLKPGDKFMSIREASIKYNLNPNTVVNAFRELELQKIAVTKRGVGTFVTEDLDILKKLTTIHSESVLDEFLSKMYSLGFSNEDIIAQIKERGK; encoded by the coding sequence ATGGAATTTAATAATAAATATCCTATATATAGACAGCTGTTTGAAATATTTTTATCAGATATTCTAAGTGGTAACTTAAAACCAGGAGATAAATTTATGTCTATTAGAGAAGCTTCGATTAAATATAATCTAAATCCTAATACAGTAGTAAATGCATTTAGAGAACTTGAACTTCAAAAAATAGCCGTAACTAAAAGAGGGGTTGGAACTTTTGTTACTGAAGACTTGGACATTTTAAAAAAATTAACTACAATACATTCAGAAAGTGTATTAGATGAATTTTTATCTAAGATGTATTCTTTAGGTTTTTCTAACGAGGATATTATAGCTCAAATTAAAGAAAGGGGTAAGTAA